The Hymenobacter sp. DG25A nucleotide sequence CGGCGACACCGGCCCCACGTAGCCCAGGGCATGGGCCATCAGGGTATCCTGGTAGGAGCGCGCCATGCGGGCTTTAATGCTGAAGCCGGGGAAATCCATCAGGTTATCCTGAATGGCGGCCAGCTCAGGCGTGCTCAGGTTCTGCACCAGCGGTGAGGCCTTCACGCGGGAGTAGATTTTGGCGGCCAGCAGCGCTTCCCGCAGCTCTTCTACGGGTAGCTGGAGGAGCTGGCAAAACCGGGCGGTATCCAGGGTTTTTACTTCGCGCGGCACCACCATCAGGTCGTACACCGGCGTGTTCTGCACCAGTATTTTGCCGTTGCGGTCGTAAATCAGGCCCCGATAGGGCGTTTGTACGATGCGCTGCAACGTATTCCGGTCGGCGGCCAGCTTGTAGCTGCCGTCCAGCACCTGAATGTAGAAAAGGCGGGCGCCAAATATCGATGCTACGGCCAGGAAGATGGCCAGAACCACGTATTTGCGGCCTTCGAGATATTGCAAAACAGAGAAAACTAACGGTACGCAGCAACGGCCTAATGGCCGGATTTACAAAGGTAAGCGGTGGCCGCTTAGCAGGTAACAATACTTAGCCGGCAAGCAGGCAGAATGGGGGCATACAACACAATCAACAGCAAATTTCCTCTGCATAACGGTCAGCACCCCCTCCTCAGTTCCCAGGAGCCAAACAGCCCACAAAGCCGGTAGGCTTACCGGCTGCTGCGCCGAGTAGAGAAGAAAACCAGCTGGATAATGAGTAGCACAATTCCTGTAAAAAGGGTGCTGACGATAATCTTCCCCAGGGTGAGGCCAATGGAACGCAGGCCGCCCAGCTCTACAAAGAAGAAGGCGGCATTATGAATCCCCAGTAGCAATACCGTGTAAACCATAAACCACTGCCACCCCATGCGGTGGATATTCACGGAGTCGGCGGCATCGTAGCCATCACGCGGGGTGAGCAGGCGCAGCACCCACGGCCGCAGGTACGCTACCAGCACGGAGGCCACCGCGTGCACGCCACCGGTATCAAAGAAAATATCGAGCGAAATACCCATCAGAAAGCCCAGCACCAGTTGCAGTACAATGGGCGTGTTGATGGGCAGAAACAGCAGAAAGCCCAGGTACAGAAAGCACCAGCCCAGGCCAAACAGGCCATCGGGCGCCAGCCGGCTTACTACAAATACCTGCAGCGCCAGGTAAAGCGCAAACCGCAGCAGCTGAATAATGATGGTACCAACGGCTCCTTGCATCAGCGGGTAGCTCCTTCCGGCTTTATGCCCGCGTGTACGGCCAGCGTGTCCCGCTCGGCCTGCGAGCGGCTACCCACTACGTACACGTAGGTCAGGTTTGAGAAATCGGTGGCCAGGCGTACCTGCACCGTCCAGAAGTTCTTATCCGGCTCCTGCCGGAAACCATCTATCGTTCCAATCATCACGCCCTCCGGGAACACGGCATTGTAGCCCGAGGTCACGATAGTATCGCCGCGCATGAGCTTGTTCTGGCGCGGGATGTAGTCCAGCAGGGCGTGCTTGGGGTCGTCGCCCAGCCACTTGATGCTGCCAAAGGTGCCGTCGCGCAGTATTTTGGCCGAGATGGTGGTTTTGGAATGCAGCAGGGACGTTACCGTAGCATAGTGCTCACTGACCACTTTCACCCGTCCTACCACGCCCGAAGCCGCAATAACACCCATGCCCGGCTTGATGCCTTCGCGGTTGCCTACGTTCAGAGTCAGGTAGTTATCCACGCGCTGCAGGGTATTGCTGATGACGCGGGCCGGCGTAAGCGGGTACTCCGGGTCGGCGACCGGCAGGTTGCGCATGCCCAAAAGCAGCGAATCGGGCCGGCCTTTGGCCTGCAGGCGGGCCTGCGTGATGCTGTCCTGGCTGACGGGCAGCACGGGGGCTTCGCGGCGCGATAAAGTGGTGGGATACAGCTGCTCGCGCAGATCCGCATTTTCGGCCACCAGCGCGCGGTTTACATCCAGCAGCCGGAAGTAATCATACACCTGCGTGCGCAGGGCCAGCATCTGGCCGGTGTACTCATTGGCCGAGTTGAAGAAGGCCGCCCGCTGATACGAGCTGTTGCGCAGCAGCAGAAACACGCTTATCACCTCCAGCAGCACAAATACCAGCGCCCCCCGATAGCGGAAAAGGAAGGTGAAAAGATTTCTCATGGGGTACTCCTGAAGTAGAAAAAGTGAGTTCTGAATTGACCAGTCATCAGATCTGGCCCTAGCCTCTGACTACATAAACAGTCAATTCAGAACTCATACTTCAATCCTCAGAATTAGGTAAGCAGCACGCTGCGGAAGGCCTGAATATCCTTAATGGCGGCGCCCGTACCGCGCACTACGGCGCGCAAGGGGTCTTCGGCAATGTGAATAGGCAGCTTGGTTTTGGCAGCCAGTCGCTTGTCCAGGCCGCGCAGCAAGGCGCCACCGCCGGTGAGATGAATGCCGTTTTCGTAGATATCCGCCGACAGTTCGGGCGGGGAGATTTCCAGCGCCTTCAGTACCGCCTCTTCAATCTTGGCCACCGACTTATCCAGGGCAATGGCAATTTCGGAAGAGGTTACTTTGATAACCTTGGGAATACCGGTCATCAGGTCGCGGCCGCGCACCTCGAAGTCCGGGGGCGTTTCATCCAGCTCCGTGAGGGCGGCGCCTACTTCAATCTTGATGCGCTCGGCGGAACGCTCACCAATCAGCAGGTTGTGCTGGCGGCGCATGTAGTCCAGAATATCCTGGTTAAACACGTCGCCGGCGGTTTTAATGGACTGGTCGCAGACAATACCGGACAGGGCAATAACCGCAATTTCGGTGGTACCACCTCCTATGTCGATGATCATGGAGCCGATGGGCTGCTCCACGTCGATACCGATGCCAATGGCGGCGGCCATGGGCTCCTGAATCATCCAGACTTCCTTGGCGCCGGCGTGCTCGGCGGAGTCACGTACGGCGCGCTTTTCTACTTCCGTAATGCCCGAGGGAATGCAGATAACCATGCGGTGCGACGGCTGAAACAGCCGGTTCCGGGTATCAATCATTTTAATCATCCCCTTAATCATCTCCTCAGCGGCGTGGAAGTCGGCAATTACGCCGTCCTTCAGCGGACGAATGGTTTTGATGTTATCGTGGGTTTTCTCGTGCATTTGCTGGGCCTGGCGGCCTACCGCAATTACTTTATTGGTGGTGCGGTCTTTAGCAATGATGCTCGGCTCATCCACCACGATTTTATCGTTGTGAATGATGAGGGTGTTGGCCGTTCCCAGGTCGATGGCAATGTCACTGGTCAGGAAATTGAAGAAACCCATTGAGTAGCGGCAAATGAATGAAAACGGGCGGGTTGCGCCCGTTAAAAGAGGTGCAAAAGTAAACAGATTTCAGGGAAGAACGGCTTATAGTACTTTGGCATTGTGAGCAGA carries:
- a CDS encoding rod shape-determining protein, coding for MGFFNFLTSDIAIDLGTANTLIIHNDKIVVDEPSIIAKDRTTNKVIAVGRQAQQMHEKTHDNIKTIRPLKDGVIADFHAAEEMIKGMIKMIDTRNRLFQPSHRMVICIPSGITEVEKRAVRDSAEHAGAKEVWMIQEPMAAAIGIGIDVEQPIGSMIIDIGGGTTEIAVIALSGIVCDQSIKTAGDVFNQDILDYMRRQHNLLIGERSAERIKIEVGAALTELDETPPDFEVRGRDLMTGIPKVIKVTSSEIAIALDKSVAKIEEAVLKALEISPPELSADIYENGIHLTGGGALLRGLDKRLAAKTKLPIHIAEDPLRAVVRGTGAAIKDIQAFRSVLLT
- the mreC gene encoding rod shape-determining protein MreC; the encoded protein is MRNLFTFLFRYRGALVFVLLEVISVFLLLRNSSYQRAAFFNSANEYTGQMLALRTQVYDYFRLLDVNRALVAENADLREQLYPTTLSRREAPVLPVSQDSITQARLQAKGRPDSLLLGMRNLPVADPEYPLTPARVISNTLQRVDNYLTLNVGNREGIKPGMGVIAASGVVGRVKVVSEHYATVTSLLHSKTTISAKILRDGTFGSIKWLGDDPKHALLDYIPRQNKLMRGDTIVTSGYNAVFPEGVMIGTIDGFRQEPDKNFWTVQVRLATDFSNLTYVYVVGSRSQAERDTLAVHAGIKPEGATR